One genomic window of Micropterus dolomieu isolate WLL.071019.BEF.003 ecotype Adirondacks linkage group LG06, ASM2129224v1, whole genome shotgun sequence includes the following:
- the LOC123972458 gene encoding cadherin-9-like, protein MKYSIDRRTDMDRLFNVHPGNGSVFLLKSLDREESAWHNISIIATEFNNPRQSSHVPVYIHLLDINDNAPTFATVYETFVCEKTKAGQVLQLYHFTLWIYRQEVRWGSIVFYLMNPVSNPHMVCMYRIPYKIHLS, encoded by the exons GTACTCTATCGACCGTCGGACTGACATGGACCGCCTGTTCAATGTGCATCCAGGGAATGGATCTGTGTTTCTGCTCAAAAGCCTGGACAGAGAGGAGTCTGCCTGGCATAATATTTCAATCATAGCTACTGAGTTCA ATAATCCCCGTCAGAGCAGCCATGTTCCGGTCTACATCCACCTGCTGGACATCAACGACAACGCTCCCACCTTTGCCACTGTGTATGAAACCTTTGTCTGTGAGAAGACTAAGGCTGGTCAGGTACTACAGCTTTATCACTTCACGCTTTGGATATATAGGCAGGAGGTGAGATGGGGTTCAATAGTATTTTATCTTATGAATCCAGTATCAAATCCACATATGGTGTGCATGTATAGAATCCCTTATAAAATCCATTTAAGTTAA